A portion of the Zootoca vivipara chromosome 6, rZooViv1.1, whole genome shotgun sequence genome contains these proteins:
- the ELMO3 gene encoding engulfment and cell motility protein 3 isoform X1, translating into MPPSKDVVKIAVQMMGAIPQLIELNQAKPLSAVVKEVCDAWNLNNSERYALQYVDGQQAYITESNRGEIKNGSILQLTTAPDQEAAKLHGGIQSNNVDVKSESLKKLAGLSRDVAFAQEFISRNGLNQLFLIVEEDNNIGEILAYALKAFVELMEHDFVSWETLSPAFIKKIVSYVNIVPMDASIQQISLAILENMVPTSHSLFELVKQQVTLDRLIGLLQVTNQQLQLKAMALLIALLLNAKEPDRRGMLEYLGRKNLRQFIHKNIIHASEPIGDEMAHYLYVLQSLTLNLLEQKMRTPMDPYLQDQRELLQSLRHAAFVSENESYASSSNTERRHSLCAKEFRKLGFVNNTNPALDLQRSPPGLLALDSMVYFSRHFPSAYSRFILENSSREDKHECPFARSSIQLCFMLCEILHVGEPCSETAQAFYPMFFGQESLFEELFCICIQLLNKTWKEMRATQEDFDKVMQVVREQITRILTLRPTSLELFKSRVNSLNYSEILRLRQTERMHQEEILAAPVLELRERLKPELLKLIQQQRLLHLCEGTLFRKISSRRRQDKLWFCRLSPNHKFLHYGDVEEGIESLPIESLPEKVPVADMKALLTGRECPQTKEKSSGKQNKDLLDLAFSISYDVGEHLNFIAPTRYEFCLWTDGLNVLLGREMASEWTQSDLDILLSMELKLRLLDLENIPIPDAPPAIPKPPSNLNFCYDFTHIEQ; encoded by the exons ATGCCGCCCTCCAAAGATGTCGTGAAAATTGCTGTCCAGATGATGGGCGCCATCCCCCAGCTCATTGAGCTTAATCAG GCCAAACCACTGTCGGCAGTTGTGAAAGAGGTCTGCGACGC GTGGAACTTGAATAATTCGGAGCGTTACGCTCTGCAGTATGTGGACGGGCAGCAAGCATACATCACAGAATCG AATCGCGGGGAGATTAAGAACGGGAGCATCCTGCAACTGACCACTGCTCCG GACCAAGAGGCAGCAAAGCTACATGGTGGGATTCAAAGTAACAACGTGGACGTGAAGTCTGAGTCTTTGAAGAAGCTGGCAGGCCTCTCCCGAGACGTCGCCTTTGCCCAGGAGTTCATTAGCAGAAACGGCCTCAACCAGCTCTTCCTCATTGTGGAAGAAGATAACAA TATAGGGGAGATTCTAGCCTATGCTCTGAAGGCCTTCGTGGAGCTGATGGAGCACGATTTCGTTTCCTGGGAGACTCTCAGTCCGGCATTCATCAAAAAG ATCGTGAGCTATGTCAACATAGTCCCGATGGATGCCTCAATCCAGCAGATTTCATTGGCCATCTTGGAGAACATGGTGCCAACCAGCCATTCTCTCTTTGAGCTGGTCAAGCAACAAGTGACTCTGGATCGTCTCATTGGCCTTTTGCAAGT AACGAACCAGCAGCTGCAGCTGAAAGCCATGGCTCTTCTTATTGCTCTGCTCCTCAATGCCAAAGAGCCCGACAGGAGG GGCATGCTGGAGTATCTGGGGAGGAAGAACCTCCGGCAATTTATCCACAAG AACATCATCCATGCCTCTGAGCCCATTGGGGATGAGATGGCTCACTACCTCTATGTGCTGCAGTCTCTCACGCTGAACCTCCTGGAGCAGAAGATGAGGACCCCTATGGACCCCTATTTACAG GATCAGAGGGAGCTCCTGCAGTCCCTGCGCCATGCAGCCTTTGTCTCCGAGAACGAATCCTACGCCAGCAGCTCCAACACTGAGCGCCGGCACTCCCTTTGTGCCAAGGAGTTCCGCAAGCTGGGCTTTGTG AACAACACTAACCCTGCCCTGGATTTGCAGCGCAGCCCACCAGGGCTCCTTGCTCTAGACAGCATGGTCTATTTCTCCAGACACTTCCCAAGTGCCTACAGCAGG TTCATTCTTGAGAACAGCAGCCGAGAAGATAAGCACGAGTGCCCATTTGCCCGGAGTAGCATCCAGCTCTGCTTCATGCTCTGTGAGATCCTTCATGTGGGGGAGCCTT GCTCTGAGACAGCCCAGGCCTTCTACCCCATGTTTTTTGGCCAAGAAAGCTTGTTCGAGGAACTCTTCTGCATCTGCATCCAGTTGTTGAACAAGACCTGGAAGGAGATGCGTGCGACACAGGAAGACTTTGACAAG GTGATGCAGGTGGTTCGGGAGCAGATCACCCGAATCCTCACCCTAAGACCCACTTCGCTGGAGCTCTTCAAGAGTCGAGTGAATAGCCTAAACTACAGCGAGATCCTGCGTCTTCGGCAGACGGAGCGGATGCACCAGGAGGAGATCCTAGCTGCGCCCGTCCT GGAATTGAGAGAGCGCCTGAAACCTGAGCTTCTCAAGCTGATCCAACAGCAGAGACTCCTCCACCTCTGTGAAGGGACGCTCTTCCGCAAAATTAGCAGCCGGCGGAGACAGG ATAAGCTCTGGTTCTGCCGCCTTTCTCCCAACCACAAATTTCTGCACTATGGAGATGTTGAAGAGGGCATAGAAAGTCTGCCAATTGAGAGCCTGCCGGAGAAAG TTCCTGTGGCAGATATGAAAGCATTGCTTACTGGCCGGGAATGCCCACAAACCAAGGAGAAGAGCTCTGGCAAACAGAACAAG GATCTCCTAGACCTTGCCTTTTCCATCAGCTATGATGTTGGGGAACATTTGAATTTCATTGCTCCTACGCGCTATGAG